In Nicotiana tabacum cultivar K326 chromosome 17, ASM71507v2, whole genome shotgun sequence, one DNA window encodes the following:
- the LOC142171379 gene encoding BTB/POZ domain-containing protein At5g48800-like translates to MDKHLHQLPLTKSTSRQRYNEWVFRDVPSDITIEVDGGIFSLHKFPLVSRSGRIRKLVAEHRDSDISRIELVSLPGGAESFELAAKFCYGVNFEITAANVAQLCCVSDYLEMSEDYSKNNLGSRAEEYLDSIVCKNLEMCVEVLRQCENLLPLADELKVVSRCIDAVASKACVEQIASSFSRLEYSSSGGRLHMNKQANCELDWWIEDISVLRIDLYQRVITAMKFRGVRPESIAASLVNYAQRELIQKSLSGSNIQEKLVVETIVSLMPVEKFVVPLTFLFGLLRSAVMLDCTVACRLDLERRIGSQLDTATLDDILIPSFRHAGDTLFDVDTVHRILVNFSQQEGDSDEDMEDVSVFESDSPTTTPSQTALFKVSKLVDNYLAEIAPDANLKLNKFIAVAETLPAHARTVHDGLYRAIDVYLKAHQTLSDPDKRRLCKLIDFQKLSQEAGAHAAQNERLPLQSIVQVLYFEQLRLRNALFCSYPDDDIKPMHQSWRINSGALSAAMSPKDNYASLRRENRELKLELARMRMRLNDLEKDHVCMKRNMQKSSSRRFMKSFSKRIGKKFNIFGHSFSRDSNSPSSQSERTESKITERT, encoded by the exons ATGGACAAGCACCTCCACCAACTACCTCTAACCAAGTCTACTTCACGGCAGCGTTATAACGAATG GGTATTTCGAGATGTTCCTAGTGATATAACAATAGAAGTGGATGGTGGCATATTTTCATTACACAAG TTTCCCCTTGTTTCGAGAAGCGGACGAATCCGGAAGCTAGTAGCAGAGCACAGGGATTCTGATATATCAAGaattgagcttgttagtctaccAGGTGGAGCAGAATCATTTGAGCTAGCAGCCAAATTCTGTTATGGTGTCAACTTTGAGATCACAGCAGCAAATGTTGCTCAGCTTTGTTGTGTATCCGATTACCTCGAGATGTCAGAGGACTACTCAAAAAACAATCTTGGCTCCAGAGCTGAAGAATATCTTGACAGCATTGTTTGCAAGAATCTTGAAATGTGTGTTGAAGTCTTGAGACAATGTGAAAACTTACTTCCACTTGCTGATGAGCTGAAAGTTGTGAGCCGCTGTATCGATGCTGTAGCCTCCAAAGCTTGTGTCGAGCAAATCGCCTCAAGTTTCTCGCGATTGGAGTATAGTAGCTCAGGTGGAAGACTACATATGAATAAACAAGCCAATTGTGAATTGGACTGGTGGATTGAGGATATTTCTGTTCTTCGTATCGACTTGTACCAACGTGTCATAACCGCGATGAAGTTTCGTGGGGTTAGGCCTGAGAGTATTGCTGCATCACTAGTGAACTATGCACAGAGGGAATTGATACAAAAATCCCTTTCTGGTTCAAATATCCAAGAAAAACTCGTGGTTGAGACGATCGTGAGCCTAATGCCTGTTGAAAAATTCGTCGTGCCCTTGACCTTTCTTTTTGGATTGTTGCGAAGTGCAGTGATGTTAGATTGCACGGTTGCTTGTAGGCTTGATCTTGAGAGGCGGATAGGATCTCAATTGGATACGGCTACTCTGGACGATATCCTGATTCCTTCCTTTCGACATGCTGGTGATACATTGTTTGATGTTGACACAGTGCATAGAATCTTGGTTAACTTTTCACAGCAAGAGGGCGATAGCGATGAAGATATGGAAGATGTCTCGGTTTTTGAATCCGATAGCCCTACTACGACGCCATCACAAACTGCATTGTTCAAAGTATCAAAGCTGGTTGACAATTATCTAGCTGAAATTGCACCAGATGCAAATCTAAAGCTGAACAAGTTCATTGCTGTTGCAGAAACATTACCAGCACATGCGCGTACTGTCCACGATGGACTTTATCGAGCAATCGATGTTTACCTCAAA GCTCATCAAACCTTATCAGATCCAGACAAGAGGAGACTATGCAAATTGATTGATTTCCAAAAGCTCTCACAGGAAGCTGGTGCACATGCTGCACAAAACGAACGCCTTCCCCTCCAATCGATAGTTCAAGTTCTTTATTTCGAGCAATTGAGGCTTCGAAACGCCTTGTTTTGTTCGTACCCTGATGATGACATCAAACCAATGCACCAATCTTGGAGGATCAATAGTGGTGCTCTTAGTGCTGCAATGTCTCCTAAGGACAATTATGCTTCGTTGAGACGAGAAAATAGGGAGCTAAAACTTGAACTAGCGCGGATGAGGATGAGATTAAACGACTTGGAAAAAGACCATGTTTGTATGAAGAGGAATATGCAAAAATCTAGCTCGCGACGATTCATGAAATCCTTCTCCAAAAGGATTGGCAAAAAGTTTAATATTTTCGGACATAGTTTTTCCAGGGATTCTAATTCTCCCTCAAGTCAGTCAGAAAGAACTGAATCTAAAATAACTGAAAGAACGTGA
- the LOC142171510 gene encoding cytochrome b5-like: protein MGGETKVYTLAEVAPHNNNKDCWLVISGKVYDVTKFLDDHPGGDEVLLAATGKDATDDFEDVGHSSSARAMLDEYYVGDIDSATIPTKTKYTPPNQPHYNQDKTSEFVIKLLQFLVPLIILGVAVGIRFYTKQQSA, encoded by the exons ATGGGTGGTGAAACTAAGGTTTATACTTTGGCTGAAGTTGCCCCCCACAACAATAACAAAGATTGTTGGCTTGTTATTAGTGGCAAG GTGTACGATGTGACAAAATTCTTGGACGACCACCCAGGTGGCGATGAGGTTTTATTGGCTGCTACTG GAAAGGATGCAACTGATGATTTTGAGGATGTTGGCCACAGCAGTAGTGCTCGAGCAATGTTGGACGAGTATTATGTTGGTGACATTGATTCAGCAACTATCCCGACTAAAACCAAGTACACTCCTCCTAATCAGCCTCATTACAACCAGGACAAAACATCCGAGTTTGTAATTAAGCTCCTCCAGTTCTTAGTTCCCCTGATTATTTTGGGTGTAGCTGTTGGCATCCGCTTCTACACCAAACAACAATCAGCTTGA